One Glandiceps talaboti chromosome 2, keGlaTala1.1, whole genome shotgun sequence genomic region harbors:
- the LOC144447006 gene encoding protein PALS1-like isoform X3 codes for MPALERPSEIIGPEVNGIVETNQIYAHILNDKQRNNNINGLSATPNGDNSGIEPVIQATKVEPDSKLDLTSLGIQSTAIESSAIGDNRSLGSGSSVNGQIESESDVEVNITGKYKPSPGSQVVSEVALEKTVVPTDEAPPTDFSALDKPEITQGDNQPTMSAQDIEMDNFVPRELPVDCPPSFVAASGMKDPPPFFSYDNTDSDIHHKATLPKDQDNRNIKKRNQMDEQRVQPQTFPSAGNALYVNMVGRPQNDVRIPPQQQPQAVGGIPDGSVESAPEPSTVSLEKLFSTLNNLKSSMKGSQDAEDIRFLQNLFADHEFQQAVRVHNTMTDVHTQEVPVTPVIHNTQYLITEVKGILREVHVRESEELKQIFRNIDFEACVLAHDTIAAQDGWVPAADDEDDQLDRASQFTEEDSVKIVRIDKTAEPLGATVRREGDSVIIGRIVRGGAADKSGLLHEGDELLEINGYDMKGKSVDDVCDLMATLTGTLTFLLIPCREVKQPIKDSAIVHIRANFDYDPEDDMYIPCRELGLSFQKGDILHVINQDDANWWQAYREGEDDQTLAGLIPSKHFRQQREAMKHTLVDDKEPKKKGWFCARKKKKKKKVLYNANQSEEYDVEEILTYEEVALYQPRGNRKRPIVLIGPTNVGRQELRQRLIDANSQLFAAAIPHTSRSKKSGEEDGRDYYFISKQRFEQDILTGKFVENGEFEKNIYGTSLDSIRHVMNSGKICVLNLHPQALKILKHSDLKPYVIFVRPPSLDRLRNMKAQTGENLKDEELRDMIEKGREMEDTHGHYFDYVLINSDLGRAFSELYAEITRIQMEPTWVPVIWLS; via the exons ATGCCAGCATTGGAACGACCCAGTGAAATCATTGGCCCCGAAGTGAATGGAATTGTGGAAACTAACCAAATCTATGCACATATTTTGAATGATAAACAGAGGAACAATAACATAAATGGACTGTCTGCTACTCCTAATGGTGATAATTCCGGCATTGAACCTGTGATCCAGGCCACTAAAGTTGAACCAGACTCCAAATTGGATTTGACAAGTCTTGGAATACAAAGTACTGCCATTGAATCAAGTGCAATTGGTGATAATCGTTCTCtcggtagtggtagtagtgtcAATGGACAGATTGAGTCAGAAAGTGACGTTGAAGTCAATATTACAGGAAAATATAAACCATCACCAGGAAGTCAAGTTGTAAGTGAGGTAGCACTTGAAAAGACAGTAGTGCCAACTGATGAGGCACCACCCACTGATTTCAGTGCACTAGATAAACCAGAAATCACACAAGGAGATAATCAACCAACCATGAGTGCACAGGATATTGAAATGGACAATTTTGTTCCAAGGGAACTACCGGTTGATTGCCCACCAAGTTTTGTCGCAGCCAGTGGAATGAAGGACCCGCCACCCTTCTTTTCTTACGATAATACGGACTCTGATATTCATCACAAGGCTACTTTGCCCAAGGATCAGGACAATAGAAACATCAAGAAAAGGAACCAGATGGACGAACAGAGAGTCCAGCCACAGACTTTTCCATCAGCGGGGAATGCTTTGTATGTGAACATGGTAGGAAGACCCCAGAATGATGTAAGGataccaccacaacaacaaccacaagcAGTAGGAGGAATACCAGATGGTAGTGTAGAAAGTGCACCTGAACCCTCAACAGTCA GTCTAGAGAAATTATTCTCAACGTTGAataatttaaagtcttcaatGAAAGGTTCTCAGGATGCAGAGGATATTAGGTTTCTACAGAATTTATTTGCTGACCATGAGTTCCAACAGGCAGTCCGTGTGCATAATACCATGACAGACGTTCACACTCAAGAAGTGCCTGTCACACCTGTAATACATAACACACAATACCTTATAACTGAG GTGAAAGGAATTCTTCGAGAAGTTCATGTCAGAGAAAGTGAGGAACTCAAACAAATTTTCAGAAACATCGATTTTGAA GCATGTGTTTTGGCCCATGACACCATAGCAGCTCAAGATGGGTGGGTACCAGCAGCAGACGATGAGGACGATCAACTAGACAGGGCGTCACAATTCACAGAGGAAGACTCAGTCAAAATTGTCCGAATTGATAAAACTGCTGAGCCCCTG GGTGCTACAGTGAGGAGGGAAGGTGATTCTGTTATCATAGGTAGAATTGTACGAGGGGGTGCAGCAGATAAAAGTGGACTATTACATGAAGGGGATGAACTACTAGAAATTAATGGCTATGACATGAAAGGAAAGTCAGTGGATGATGTCTGTGATTTGATG GCAACCCTGACAGGAACACTTACATTCTTACTCATACCATGCAGAGAAGTCAAGCAACCCATCAAAGATAGTGCTATT GTCCACATCAGAGCTAATTTCGACTATGATCCAGAGGATGACATGTACATACCATGTCGTGAACTAGGACTGTCTTTCCAGAAAGGTGATATACTTCACGTTATCAACCAAGATGATGCCAACTGGTGGCAGGCATACAGGGAGGGGGAAGATGACCAAACACTGGCTGGACTTATACCCAGTAAACACTTCAGACAACA ACGTGAAGCCATGAAACACACATTAGTTGATGACAAAGAACCTAAGAAGAAAGGATGGTTTTGTGCaaggaagaaaaagaagaagaagaaagtaTTGTACAATGCTAACCAAAGTGAAG AATATGATGTTGAAGAAATTTTAACCTATGAGGAGGTAGCCTTATATCAACCACGGGGTAACAGAAAACGACCTATTGTACTAATAGGACCAACCAATGTTGGAAGACAAGAATTAAGACAGAGATTAATAGACGCTAACTCACAGTTATTTGCTGCTGCTATTCCAC ACACAAGCAGGTCAAAGAAGTCTGGTGAAGAAGATGGAAGGGACTACTATTTTATAAGCAAACAAAGATTTGAACAGGACATCCTGACCGGAAAATTTGTGGAAAATGGAGAGTTTGAGAAAAATATTTATGGAACCAGTCTTGACTCTATCAGACATGTCATGAACTCAGGAAAAATATGTGTCCTCAATTTACACCCACAG GCACTGAAAATTCTGAAACACTCAGACTTGAAACCATACGTCATCTTTGTAAGGCCACCATCATTGGATAGGTTACGAAACATGAAAGCCCAAACTGGAGAGAATCTTAAG GATGAGGAGCTTCGAGACATGATCGAAAAGGGCCGTGAGATGGAGGATACACATGGTCATTATTTTGACTATGTTCTCATCAACTCTGACCTTGGAAGGGCTTTCTCTGAACTCTATGCTGAAATCACCAGGATACAAATGGAACCCACATGGGTACCAGTAATTTGGTTGAGTTAA
- the LOC144447006 gene encoding protein PALS1-like isoform X1: MNGDVNVSQLPNGPLNGPVSISGKDMEGGDGYGYFNGDQEEIVTELQTTVYMEDGDSRFGFSVMGGVEEGFHPRVDDITPGSPADRADLEVGDDILEVNGISLENATHAEVIQHIHKCIRTRSISLRVRRRSPGDTSGPDPNNIQEAYVIAVEQQAKERLAKLSALEKVQPVDVTNMPALERPSEIIGPEVNGIVETNQIYAHILNDKQRNNNINGLSATPNGDNSGIEPVIQATKVEPDSKLDLTSLGIQSTAIESSAIGDNRSLGSGSSVNGQIESESDVEVNITGKYKPSPGSQVVSEVALEKTVVPTDEAPPTDFSALDKPEITQGDNQPTMSAQDIEMDNFVPRELPVDCPPSFVAASGMKDPPPFFSYDNTDSDIHHKATLPKDQDNRNIKKRNQMDEQRVQPQTFPSAGNALYVNMVGRPQNDVRIPPQQQPQAVGGIPDGSVESAPEPSTVSLEKLFSTLNNLKSSMKGSQDAEDIRFLQNLFADHEFQQAVRVHNTMTDVHTQEVPVTPVIHNTQYLITEVKGILREVHVRESEELKQIFRNIDFEACVLAHDTIAAQDGWVPAADDEDDQLDRASQFTEEDSVKIVRIDKTAEPLGATVRREGDSVIIGRIVRGGAADKSGLLHEGDELLEINGYDMKGKSVDDVCDLMATLTGTLTFLLIPCREVKQPIKDSAIVHIRANFDYDPEDDMYIPCRELGLSFQKGDILHVINQDDANWWQAYREGEDDQTLAGLIPSKHFRQQREAMKHTLVDDKEPKKKGWFCARKKKKKKKVLYNANQSEEYDVEEILTYEEVALYQPRGNRKRPIVLIGPTNVGRQELRQRLIDANSQLFAAAIPHTSRSKKSGEEDGRDYYFISKQRFEQDILTGKFVENGEFEKNIYGTSLDSIRHVMNSGKICVLNLHPQALKILKHSDLKPYVIFVRPPSLDRLRNMKAQTGENLKDEELRDMIEKGREMEDTHGHYFDYVLINSDLGRAFSELYAEITRIQMEPTWVPVIWLS; this comes from the exons gTTCTCCAGCTGACAGAGCTGACTTGGAAGTAGGAGATGATATTTTAGAAGTCAATGGCATATCATTGGAAAATGCAACACATGCCGAAGTTATACAACATATCCACAAG TGTATCCGTACCAGATCAATATCCCTTCGAGTCAGGAGGAGGTCACCAGGCG ACACCAGTGGTCCAGATCCAAACAACATACAGGAGGCTTACGTCATAGCAGTAGAACAGCAGGCTAAGGAACGCTTGGCTAAGCTGTCTGCTTTGGAGAAAGTTCAGCCTGTTGATGTGACAAATATGCCAGCATTGGAACGACCCAGTGAAATCATTGGCCCCGAAGTGAATGGAATTGTGGAAACTAACCAAATCTATGCACATATTTTGAATGATAAACAGAGGAACAATAACATAAATGGACTGTCTGCTACTCCTAATGGTGATAATTCCGGCATTGAACCTGTGATCCAGGCCACTAAAGTTGAACCAGACTCCAAATTGGATTTGACAAGTCTTGGAATACAAAGTACTGCCATTGAATCAAGTGCAATTGGTGATAATCGTTCTCtcggtagtggtagtagtgtcAATGGACAGATTGAGTCAGAAAGTGACGTTGAAGTCAATATTACAGGAAAATATAAACCATCACCAGGAAGTCAAGTTGTAAGTGAGGTAGCACTTGAAAAGACAGTAGTGCCAACTGATGAGGCACCACCCACTGATTTCAGTGCACTAGATAAACCAGAAATCACACAAGGAGATAATCAACCAACCATGAGTGCACAGGATATTGAAATGGACAATTTTGTTCCAAGGGAACTACCGGTTGATTGCCCACCAAGTTTTGTCGCAGCCAGTGGAATGAAGGACCCGCCACCCTTCTTTTCTTACGATAATACGGACTCTGATATTCATCACAAGGCTACTTTGCCCAAGGATCAGGACAATAGAAACATCAAGAAAAGGAACCAGATGGACGAACAGAGAGTCCAGCCACAGACTTTTCCATCAGCGGGGAATGCTTTGTATGTGAACATGGTAGGAAGACCCCAGAATGATGTAAGGataccaccacaacaacaaccacaagcAGTAGGAGGAATACCAGATGGTAGTGTAGAAAGTGCACCTGAACCCTCAACAGTCA GTCTAGAGAAATTATTCTCAACGTTGAataatttaaagtcttcaatGAAAGGTTCTCAGGATGCAGAGGATATTAGGTTTCTACAGAATTTATTTGCTGACCATGAGTTCCAACAGGCAGTCCGTGTGCATAATACCATGACAGACGTTCACACTCAAGAAGTGCCTGTCACACCTGTAATACATAACACACAATACCTTATAACTGAG GTGAAAGGAATTCTTCGAGAAGTTCATGTCAGAGAAAGTGAGGAACTCAAACAAATTTTCAGAAACATCGATTTTGAA GCATGTGTTTTGGCCCATGACACCATAGCAGCTCAAGATGGGTGGGTACCAGCAGCAGACGATGAGGACGATCAACTAGACAGGGCGTCACAATTCACAGAGGAAGACTCAGTCAAAATTGTCCGAATTGATAAAACTGCTGAGCCCCTG GGTGCTACAGTGAGGAGGGAAGGTGATTCTGTTATCATAGGTAGAATTGTACGAGGGGGTGCAGCAGATAAAAGTGGACTATTACATGAAGGGGATGAACTACTAGAAATTAATGGCTATGACATGAAAGGAAAGTCAGTGGATGATGTCTGTGATTTGATG GCAACCCTGACAGGAACACTTACATTCTTACTCATACCATGCAGAGAAGTCAAGCAACCCATCAAAGATAGTGCTATT GTCCACATCAGAGCTAATTTCGACTATGATCCAGAGGATGACATGTACATACCATGTCGTGAACTAGGACTGTCTTTCCAGAAAGGTGATATACTTCACGTTATCAACCAAGATGATGCCAACTGGTGGCAGGCATACAGGGAGGGGGAAGATGACCAAACACTGGCTGGACTTATACCCAGTAAACACTTCAGACAACA ACGTGAAGCCATGAAACACACATTAGTTGATGACAAAGAACCTAAGAAGAAAGGATGGTTTTGTGCaaggaagaaaaagaagaagaagaaagtaTTGTACAATGCTAACCAAAGTGAAG AATATGATGTTGAAGAAATTTTAACCTATGAGGAGGTAGCCTTATATCAACCACGGGGTAACAGAAAACGACCTATTGTACTAATAGGACCAACCAATGTTGGAAGACAAGAATTAAGACAGAGATTAATAGACGCTAACTCACAGTTATTTGCTGCTGCTATTCCAC ACACAAGCAGGTCAAAGAAGTCTGGTGAAGAAGATGGAAGGGACTACTATTTTATAAGCAAACAAAGATTTGAACAGGACATCCTGACCGGAAAATTTGTGGAAAATGGAGAGTTTGAGAAAAATATTTATGGAACCAGTCTTGACTCTATCAGACATGTCATGAACTCAGGAAAAATATGTGTCCTCAATTTACACCCACAG GCACTGAAAATTCTGAAACACTCAGACTTGAAACCATACGTCATCTTTGTAAGGCCACCATCATTGGATAGGTTACGAAACATGAAAGCCCAAACTGGAGAGAATCTTAAG GATGAGGAGCTTCGAGACATGATCGAAAAGGGCCGTGAGATGGAGGATACACATGGTCATTATTTTGACTATGTTCTCATCAACTCTGACCTTGGAAGGGCTTTCTCTGAACTCTATGCTGAAATCACCAGGATACAAATGGAACCCACATGGGTACCAGTAATTTGGTTGAGTTAA
- the LOC144447006 gene encoding protein PALS1-like isoform X2, whose product MVDLGGYVILLVEGKDGKVKLYGSPADRADLEVGDDILEVNGISLENATHAEVIQHIHKCIRTRSISLRVRRRSPGDTSGPDPNNIQEAYVIAVEQQAKERLAKLSALEKVQPVDVTNMPALERPSEIIGPEVNGIVETNQIYAHILNDKQRNNNINGLSATPNGDNSGIEPVIQATKVEPDSKLDLTSLGIQSTAIESSAIGDNRSLGSGSSVNGQIESESDVEVNITGKYKPSPGSQVVSEVALEKTVVPTDEAPPTDFSALDKPEITQGDNQPTMSAQDIEMDNFVPRELPVDCPPSFVAASGMKDPPPFFSYDNTDSDIHHKATLPKDQDNRNIKKRNQMDEQRVQPQTFPSAGNALYVNMVGRPQNDVRIPPQQQPQAVGGIPDGSVESAPEPSTVSLEKLFSTLNNLKSSMKGSQDAEDIRFLQNLFADHEFQQAVRVHNTMTDVHTQEVPVTPVIHNTQYLITEVKGILREVHVRESEELKQIFRNIDFEACVLAHDTIAAQDGWVPAADDEDDQLDRASQFTEEDSVKIVRIDKTAEPLGATVRREGDSVIIGRIVRGGAADKSGLLHEGDELLEINGYDMKGKSVDDVCDLMATLTGTLTFLLIPCREVKQPIKDSAIVHIRANFDYDPEDDMYIPCRELGLSFQKGDILHVINQDDANWWQAYREGEDDQTLAGLIPSKHFRQQREAMKHTLVDDKEPKKKGWFCARKKKKKKKVLYNANQSEEYDVEEILTYEEVALYQPRGNRKRPIVLIGPTNVGRQELRQRLIDANSQLFAAAIPHTSRSKKSGEEDGRDYYFISKQRFEQDILTGKFVENGEFEKNIYGTSLDSIRHVMNSGKICVLNLHPQALKILKHSDLKPYVIFVRPPSLDRLRNMKAQTGENLKDEELRDMIEKGREMEDTHGHYFDYVLINSDLGRAFSELYAEITRIQMEPTWVPVIWLS is encoded by the exons gTTCTCCAGCTGACAGAGCTGACTTGGAAGTAGGAGATGATATTTTAGAAGTCAATGGCATATCATTGGAAAATGCAACACATGCCGAAGTTATACAACATATCCACAAG TGTATCCGTACCAGATCAATATCCCTTCGAGTCAGGAGGAGGTCACCAGGCG ACACCAGTGGTCCAGATCCAAACAACATACAGGAGGCTTACGTCATAGCAGTAGAACAGCAGGCTAAGGAACGCTTGGCTAAGCTGTCTGCTTTGGAGAAAGTTCAGCCTGTTGATGTGACAAATATGCCAGCATTGGAACGACCCAGTGAAATCATTGGCCCCGAAGTGAATGGAATTGTGGAAACTAACCAAATCTATGCACATATTTTGAATGATAAACAGAGGAACAATAACATAAATGGACTGTCTGCTACTCCTAATGGTGATAATTCCGGCATTGAACCTGTGATCCAGGCCACTAAAGTTGAACCAGACTCCAAATTGGATTTGACAAGTCTTGGAATACAAAGTACTGCCATTGAATCAAGTGCAATTGGTGATAATCGTTCTCtcggtagtggtagtagtgtcAATGGACAGATTGAGTCAGAAAGTGACGTTGAAGTCAATATTACAGGAAAATATAAACCATCACCAGGAAGTCAAGTTGTAAGTGAGGTAGCACTTGAAAAGACAGTAGTGCCAACTGATGAGGCACCACCCACTGATTTCAGTGCACTAGATAAACCAGAAATCACACAAGGAGATAATCAACCAACCATGAGTGCACAGGATATTGAAATGGACAATTTTGTTCCAAGGGAACTACCGGTTGATTGCCCACCAAGTTTTGTCGCAGCCAGTGGAATGAAGGACCCGCCACCCTTCTTTTCTTACGATAATACGGACTCTGATATTCATCACAAGGCTACTTTGCCCAAGGATCAGGACAATAGAAACATCAAGAAAAGGAACCAGATGGACGAACAGAGAGTCCAGCCACAGACTTTTCCATCAGCGGGGAATGCTTTGTATGTGAACATGGTAGGAAGACCCCAGAATGATGTAAGGataccaccacaacaacaaccacaagcAGTAGGAGGAATACCAGATGGTAGTGTAGAAAGTGCACCTGAACCCTCAACAGTCA GTCTAGAGAAATTATTCTCAACGTTGAataatttaaagtcttcaatGAAAGGTTCTCAGGATGCAGAGGATATTAGGTTTCTACAGAATTTATTTGCTGACCATGAGTTCCAACAGGCAGTCCGTGTGCATAATACCATGACAGACGTTCACACTCAAGAAGTGCCTGTCACACCTGTAATACATAACACACAATACCTTATAACTGAG GTGAAAGGAATTCTTCGAGAAGTTCATGTCAGAGAAAGTGAGGAACTCAAACAAATTTTCAGAAACATCGATTTTGAA GCATGTGTTTTGGCCCATGACACCATAGCAGCTCAAGATGGGTGGGTACCAGCAGCAGACGATGAGGACGATCAACTAGACAGGGCGTCACAATTCACAGAGGAAGACTCAGTCAAAATTGTCCGAATTGATAAAACTGCTGAGCCCCTG GGTGCTACAGTGAGGAGGGAAGGTGATTCTGTTATCATAGGTAGAATTGTACGAGGGGGTGCAGCAGATAAAAGTGGACTATTACATGAAGGGGATGAACTACTAGAAATTAATGGCTATGACATGAAAGGAAAGTCAGTGGATGATGTCTGTGATTTGATG GCAACCCTGACAGGAACACTTACATTCTTACTCATACCATGCAGAGAAGTCAAGCAACCCATCAAAGATAGTGCTATT GTCCACATCAGAGCTAATTTCGACTATGATCCAGAGGATGACATGTACATACCATGTCGTGAACTAGGACTGTCTTTCCAGAAAGGTGATATACTTCACGTTATCAACCAAGATGATGCCAACTGGTGGCAGGCATACAGGGAGGGGGAAGATGACCAAACACTGGCTGGACTTATACCCAGTAAACACTTCAGACAACA ACGTGAAGCCATGAAACACACATTAGTTGATGACAAAGAACCTAAGAAGAAAGGATGGTTTTGTGCaaggaagaaaaagaagaagaagaaagtaTTGTACAATGCTAACCAAAGTGAAG AATATGATGTTGAAGAAATTTTAACCTATGAGGAGGTAGCCTTATATCAACCACGGGGTAACAGAAAACGACCTATTGTACTAATAGGACCAACCAATGTTGGAAGACAAGAATTAAGACAGAGATTAATAGACGCTAACTCACAGTTATTTGCTGCTGCTATTCCAC ACACAAGCAGGTCAAAGAAGTCTGGTGAAGAAGATGGAAGGGACTACTATTTTATAAGCAAACAAAGATTTGAACAGGACATCCTGACCGGAAAATTTGTGGAAAATGGAGAGTTTGAGAAAAATATTTATGGAACCAGTCTTGACTCTATCAGACATGTCATGAACTCAGGAAAAATATGTGTCCTCAATTTACACCCACAG GCACTGAAAATTCTGAAACACTCAGACTTGAAACCATACGTCATCTTTGTAAGGCCACCATCATTGGATAGGTTACGAAACATGAAAGCCCAAACTGGAGAGAATCTTAAG GATGAGGAGCTTCGAGACATGATCGAAAAGGGCCGTGAGATGGAGGATACACATGGTCATTATTTTGACTATGTTCTCATCAACTCTGACCTTGGAAGGGCTTTCTCTGAACTCTATGCTGAAATCACCAGGATACAAATGGAACCCACATGGGTACCAGTAATTTGGTTGAGTTAA
- the LOC144445555 gene encoding tubulin--tyrosine ligase-like, whose product LAMAYSYVVRDEGSSVYAAVANVLSSRQDWKSIHKDSRRFNVMFGERNRLQFGRLGHEPGVTQLVNYYRGSGRLCRKTSLVYVLRQYCQSLDIDPYQWIPPSFEVSPNNVDTPMENDTSLKAMIQRQRQQKTDERNQFIETYHKMAENNQGTVWIAKSAAGAKGEGILIGDSPKELIDFIDSQKQSHVLQKYIENPMLLEGDRKFDIRCWVLVDHEYNIYLYKEGVLRTASDPYNPTNHKDVTGHLTNHCLQEALSPNFGKFEEGNEMFFDQFNRYLQDKYQTTLEDNILPQIREIIKGSLLAVKEQISTEDLPYHSFQLFGFDFMVDDKFKVWLIEVNGSPASAQKLLPALSEAIVTIAIEPLFPPQEEDDKINSEPTLFEKL is encoded by the exons TTAGCAATGGCGTACAGCTACGTGGTCCGCGACGAAGGGAGTAGTGTTTATGCTGCAGTAGCCAACGTTCTCTCATCCCGCCAAGATTGGAAATCGATCCATAAAGATAGTCGACGATTTAATGTGATGTTCGGCGAGAGAAATCGTTTACAATTCGGTCGTTTAG GGCATGAACCAGGTGTGACCCAACTGGTCAACTATTATAGAGGGTCAGGTCGTCTGTGCAGAAAGACTTCATTGGTGTATGTCTTGAGACAGTATTGTCAGTCACTTGACATTGACCCTTACCAGTGGATACCACCATCATTTGAAGTGAGTCCTAACAATGTAGATACACCCATGGAGAATGACACAAGTCTGAAAGCAATGATACAGAGACAAAGACAACAGAAGACAGATGAGAGGAATCAGTTTATTGAAACTTATCATAAGATGGCTGAAAACAACCAAGGAACTGTCTGGATAGCTAAGTCAGCAGCTGGTGCCAAAG gTGAAGGTATTCTGATTGGTGACAGTCCTAAGGAACTGATTGATTTCATAGATAGCCAAAAACAATCACATGTACTTCAGAAATATATAGAGAACCCTATGTTGCTGGAAGGAGATAGAAAATTTGATATCAG ATGTTGGGTTCTAGTGGACCatgaatacaatatatacttgtataaggAAGGTGTGTTGAGAACAGCGTCAGATCCATACAACCCAACTAATCATAAAGATGTGACTGGCCATCTAACAAATCATTGTCTTCAG GAAGCACTTTCACCTAATTTTGGAAAATTTGAAGAAGGCAATGAGATGTTCTTTGATCAGTTCAACAG GTATTTACAGGATAAATACCAAACTACACTGGAAGACAACATCCTACCACAGATTAGGGAAATAATTAAAGGAAGTTTACTTGCTGTTAAAGAG CAAATAAGTACTGAGGATTTACCATACCACAGTTTTCAACTCTTTGGTTTTGATTTCATGGTTGATGACAAGTTCAAAGTCTGGCTAATTGAAGTCAATGGATCACCTGCTTCAGCACA GAAACTTCTACCTGCATTGTCTGAGGCCATAGTGACTATTGCTATTGAACCATTGTTTCCACCTCAAGAGGAAGATGATAAAATTAACAGTGAACCAACACTGTTTGAGAAACTGTAA
- the LOC144453463 gene encoding arpin-like codes for MSRLYYNEPLQSIPVINHSYAGQWKPEQYEKGNGLLLEGNIEARSKHIITDTTRKKYRYYVLHLKVQRSHRRQFDSSGKEIEPNFSQTKKVQTGYLQSTYKVKAKGETDKLSQEELESVLKKPELTKLTEKQTPPGSIPFWIQEENLEKIDLTDGEHIRLKTSGDGPFIESITKIDFESVNVCNYAGGQAVGGSWTDKIMSVKSQDNPTTQKGDEEGAGADDDEWDD; via the exons ATGAGTCGCCTGTATTACAACGAACCTTTACAGTCAATTCCAGTCATCAACCATTCATATGCTGGGCAATGGAAGCCTGAACAATATGAGAA AGGCAATGGTCTACTGTTAGAAGGTAACATTGAAGCCAGGTCAAAACATATCATTACAGATACAACTCGAAAGAAG TACAGGTATTATGTGCTGCATTTGAAAGTGCAAAGATCTCATCGAAGACAGTTTGACAGCAGTGGCAAGGAAATTGAACCAAACTTCAGTCAAACTAAAAAAGTACAAACTGGCTATCTACAATCTACATACA AGGTTAAGGCCAAAGGTGAAACTGATAAGTTGTCACAGGAGGAATTAGAATCAGTGTTGAAGAAACCAGAACTTACAAAGTTGACAGAAAAACAGACTCCACCAGGAAGTATTCCATTTTGGATTCAAGAAGAGAATTTGGAAAAAATTGATCTGACTGATGGTGAGCATATCAGGTTGAAAACTAGCGGTGATGGACCATTCATTG AATCCATCACTAAAATTGACTTTGAAAGTGTCAATGTTTGCAACTATGCCGGTGGACAGGCTGTGGGTGGATCATGGACTGATAAGATAATGTCAGTGAAATCACAAGACAATCCAACAACACAGAAAGGTGATGAAGAAGGAGCAGGGGCAGATGATGATGAATGGGATGACTAA